The genomic stretch TCCCTTACCCGTGCCCTATATAAAAGAACAGGTCCAATGATGAGTGCATACATTAATGAAGGCATGGCAGATGCCCTGACTGGCATGCTTGCCAATAAAAGGCCAACCTGTCAGCGAGTAGATATTGCGTGCTCCCTCCGTGTTCCCACAATACACAAAACACTACAGCCGCTGCGGCTTCCCTCCCTCCCCGCCTCGTGGCTTCATCCGCCATGCTTCGCCCTTCACGTTTTCAAAGGCAGCCTGCAGGCTAGAATTGCCCTTTGCTGACTTGTGGCTGACAGCGAGTCGCTTTCCCTCTCGTTTGCTCACTTTTATCTCTTAGATCAGACTCTGACTGGGGCGAGATCAATGGTGCTCCCTGCAAATCTGTAAAGACTTTAGGTGCTCCTCGTTGACCTCACACCTCATGCAGGCAGCCTTGGAGTTCTCTGTGGTGATGATTCCACCAACAAGTGCAAATCCATTATTTGTTCAAGTTCACGGGGAGTTCAAATGCAGCTGCACCACCACCTTGGGTACGCCTGGCATCCCGCTGAAATAACGTCACCAGGGAGGCTACTGGAACTCGGTTTCTGTCTGCACCttcttccagaaggtccgactgcAAGTCCCAAATGATGgaatccaattcatccattccGTTAAACGTTGACATTTTAACAGGGAACACTTTTTGATTGTTGTAGGATTCTAGTTTTACTTGCTGGGTGGTGGGAAGCCGCCCTTCACCTTACCATTTACAAACACATGATACTTATTAATTCATCAATACTTAGCATTTACAAACACATGGATACTTATTAATTCATCAATACTTAGCATTTACAAACACATGAATACTTATTAATTCATCAATACTTAGCATTTACAAACACATGAAtacttattaattaatcaatactTAGCATTTACAAACACATGATACTTATTAATTCATCAATACTTAGCATTTACAAACACATGATACTTATTAATTCATCATTACTTAGCATTTACAAACACATGATACTTATTAATTCATCAATACTTAGCATTTACAAACACATGATACTTATTAATTCATCAATACTTACCATTTACAAACACATGGATACTTATTAATTCATCAATACTTAGCATTTACAAACACATGATACTTATTAATTCATCAATACTTACCATTTACAAACACATGGATACTTATTAATTCATCAATACTTGGAATACATGGAATGTCTCTCCATGCTTGCATGAGGTCCGCTTCCAAGTGAGAggtttctgcaaataaaaacaaaacatttcatgacatatgaatgaatgtattggaatgtgcagacagACTTCCAGATAGAAGTAGAAGTAGAGTACCTTCTACTAAACCACCCTTTTGCCTTATTTGGCGTACTTTTCCTATTTTCACCCAATACCGCATCTTGGAAACTATAGCCGCCGCACTTgtgactttctttttctttactAGTGACCTCCACCAAGAAGAACGGCAGCCTTTTGCTTGCAGTGTTGCCAAGAAAGTAGTCGACACAGCAGCCGTGTACCCCTGGGCACAGACGGGAGGCAACAAAGACCAGGAGCAGAGCATCAGGATGTGATATAACCTTCCTTGGGCTTATTACATATCAGGACAGCCAGACAGAAACCACGGGCAGATCCAGCTGAGCCTCACTTTGGAAGGGATCCCTCAGAGACCCGCTTCAACAAGATGGATGACGGGCACCGCGCTTCAGACCGGGCGCACTCAGCCCAGACATCATTGGGTCCGGGCTGAATAAAGAGGTGGCGGCCCCTCGCCTGCGCCTCCCTAATAGGAGACGCTGCTCGCTGACAGTAGCCCATAAATAACCCCGTCATTGGAAAAGAACACATTCACCTGAGCGCTCGACAGCGTCATCAGTGAGAGGTGAGGTCCAGGAGTGCCGTGTGGATTGGCAGAAGATGAGCACAAGGTAGGTCACAGGAGCACGTGACTTGACTATTTATACGATCAAGCGCTTCACTGGCTGGCTGTGTCTTATCGCAGCTCTCGGTTCAAAACATTTCCTGATGCAGACACATTGGAGGCGTTATGGAAGACCCACCTGACCCTTTCATGGTCCAACAACCCAAACCTGCATCAGCCTTGAGCTTGTTACTCTTTGTCAGAACAAAGTTCAGCCCCTCGTTACTGTAGTCCAGCATTGGAGCCTGATGATGACGAGGACACTGATGAGAAGAACGGAGCCAAGCCAGCAGCAACCCAGTCATGACTGGTTATGACCCAGTCATGACTGGTTATGACCCAGTCATGACTGGTTATGACCCAGTCTGCCAGGCAGCCCACTTGGAAAGCGGCGGGGGCGGAAGATGGGACAGCAAAGTCAAACCTAGGACACAAGCCACCAACTCATGAAGAAGATGTGCAGCAAAGGGACCCGTCAAGGAAGCATCTGTTGTTTCAGTTGCTGTCGGAGACGGTCACATCCTCCTTTGGGTGCATGAAAGCTGCCAACCTTTGAACGCTTACTAAATTACATCCTGTTCACAAGGTCATGAAAGCGCAACAATGGCCACTGCAAGCATGTCCAAACCAGAACAATTTAAGGTGCTAAAATCATTGTAGGTTGATATATGCTAGGCTACCTGagcatcttagctttgtgttttaGGTCACAATGAATTCATATATAATCATTTTTACAATAGATTTTTACAAAATgcgaaggaaaaaaaagtgcagtcttGAAATGGTCACTgcaccgcactttggacacccctgcggtACGGCATTGAAAGCATGTACTGTAACTCACAATATAATACTAGTGTTTTATAAGTGCTTGGCTAgctaaaaatatgtaaacactaTGTTGGAAATTATAAGGCACTTATTGTACTtggtgcattttttattttcaatattttttaaagtaacgaaattatcaaatatcaaaatacttttcatttatttgttcattttagcaTATAAAACAAGCGTTTATCATAtcaataaaattacaatacCCATTGTGATCTTTCGGCTGTTTGGCTTTTGGCAGAGCAGAAGGTGCCTGAGTTGCGTGTAATGGtttttgtgtcatgtgactACATGACGTCATGACGCAAGGCGGAAGTCGTTCCGTCAACATGGCAGCGTCCTTGGCAGGCATGTTCTCTGTGAAAACATGAACAGATGTAAACATAGCAAAGCAGTCAATTGCTCGTCTGCGAGAGCTGAAGATGGAGAGACGGGAGTTCGTCGCGTCCCTTGTGGTATGGATTTCCCGATCTTTCATTTCAAAGTAGTGACTTTAACCCGTTCTTAGAACATCGTTCTTGATCCGGAACTGTGGGTTTGTCAGTGGAACTTTGGGTTGGGGACTGTTTAACAAATCCACTCAGCTACTAAATGACACAAAAGCTGTCTCTTTATTGACTCGATGTTAAATTGACCAATGAATTTTGGATGGTTCTTATTGCTTAACCTTGTAACACTAAAACACGAATTTGTCACTTTAGTACTCCTAAGATCAGGATCAAGGTCAAGGTTGTACTTGGCACAGTTGTGGTCCGGTCTAAGACCACTGGTGACTGtcggtgcaccccccccccccccccccccccatagagTGTAACGTGTTTGTCAACATGGTAGAAAATCAGCATGGCATCAGATGCTTTTTTGGTGTTTATGtgcctgtgattgactgggataggctccagctcacctttgACTGCAATGAAGACAAGCCATATAGAAAATAAAGCTCCCCTCATTGGAGGAAAGTAATGGACTTTCAATAAAAACTAGTTTCTTGTACTATGCTTTTGGGGCAAACACAAACCTGTAGTTCCGTTGTTGGTTACAATATTTTCTTTGACCTCATCTATCCAGGCTGGAGGCAGCGCAGGGATGTGTGTGGATCTCGCCCTCTTCCCCCTGGACACTATTAAGACTAGACTGCAGAGCCAGCAAGGGTTCTACAGGGCTGGGGGCTTCCGGGGCATTTATGCAGGGGTCCCATCTGCTGCACTCGGCTCCTTTCCCAGTGGTAAGACGGTCATTCTGATTGTAGCAAATCCGGCATTGTGCTGTTGAAGGCCATCATGGTGGTTTGTGTTTCTTGAGAATTACATATCTGTGGTAATAAGAAAAACCAAAGtcattcatatacagtaatcctCCATTATTCACAGTTTAAGCTCAGGTCGCAACCAGATGTAGGatgttttgccatttttggcattccccaAATTGCTCTTTTCCTCCGCGGAGAACGTAGCTGTAGTGAGATCTCGCCACGCATGGAGGATGTAGAAAGTATCGGAACGTTTGGCAGCCCCCCCAATGACATAGTGGATGTAAATGCTCTTTGGCACTTAACAGAAGCACCTGGAGAGTTGTGTGTTTGAAGCTCGTATGATGATAAGTCAATTGTCGCAAGCTAGGATTCCACACTACAAAGGCAATATCTTgtggttagaccaggggtgggcaaacgttttgactcgcgggccgcattgacttaacaaaattgacggggggggggcatactatatattctacacgtaacagtctacctggaattattgtatctgtaaaaatgtcgtgcaatcagctatatgtacttgtaccatggtgtaccaaggtactaccatgatgccaggttgttcaatgaaatactttgggccgtattcaaacacttggcgggccgcatgtggcccccgggccgtagtttgcccacctctgggttagagcatggaaaagctatttaccgccttctaaatatggcggTTAGCATAAGTAGACCCTCCAGACCTCCTATAGTCGTCTTTCCACTCGTGTTACCCAATGGAGGAAACCTAACCAgaggaaataagccatttaagacattgATAAGACTTCTACTAAAATGTGTTCCGTGCTCGGGGAGTTgagtgggggttgggggtggacaggaagggAAGTGGAGCGTTCAGAGTTGACTtgtagcttggcgtgggttccGGCCGCAGCGATAGTCCGTGTTCGGGATTATTATGCCGGCCGTACGGTAATTCATACCGgtcataaaagcctgttgttccgacgccaaagtctggtgcttgtgtgtctaacgcaggggtcggcaacctttattatgaaaagagccatttcacccccttgctcactaaagaaaaatagcctggagccgcaaaacatagtatgtttaaaacaaaattggagggaatttggggctatcaaagtagttcagataagaaaaaaacaagttggagtgctcttgctagtattatattaaatataaacttacataaatatatgtgtaaattactgtaaacttacctgatacctgaagttccaatgtcgctgttttatatgatctctaatttattttttagaattgtcaaatagctttgggaaagtatgaaaagtatttataaagtattttccttaatgtttacctgtgagagagaactgcatagcatcctgtctgctcatccttgtactcatccaatcaccagtcagaactcagtcaggatgcattcatggactcacacaaagttggattttttaaaactcattacaaagacatgctttttccccactgtggtgttaaaaaatattcaagcattgcaaagggagccacaacaaagaggctgaagagccacatgcggctctggagccgcgggttgctgacccctggtctaacggAACATCacagtaacatgactgacactcggtgaccagtgtggaatactacatcttgtgaatgccttgtatttgcaTGCTAGTTGATTTGgctgaaatatgcatatttgtgaactaataatagaccacagTCGATACTTAACGAAGTATTCAGTAATCTATTTGAGTTATCTTGTTCTGTCTGCATGTTTTCAGCGTCTGCCTTCTTCGTCACCTACGACTGTGCAAAGTCCGTCCTTGGCTCTCATGGGGCGCTCGCAGAGCCGTCAGTGGCGCCGCTCGCTCACATGCTATCCGCCTCCTTGGGTGAAACGGTAAGTCAGGGCTGACCCCCCCTTTTAGTCTCTACGCTGTTGCCTTTGTGTAGGTGGCCCCGCCTTAAAAGGAAACGCCACTTTTgtggaatgttgcccatcatccacgatGCTTACGTGAGACGTCAACACACGTCTTTCACTTTTCGAAAGATCTAATAACGGCGAGAAAGAAGCAGCTCATCAATGCACAGCTTAGAATGCCCGCTATTAAAACACCCCCCAAAACGTTTTATCCTTTTAGAACGTTGCTGCAACCGTTAGCAACAGCACGTTCATGATCACATGTAATACTTCCACGATGTTGCCGCGCTTTGGTTGTTTAAGCATTCCCGTTGGTTTCACATAGCAACCCAGAAACAAACGCTACACCTAGCATGAAGTTTTCCATGgaagacaaaaacacagcagcagtagcGGAAGCTCCAACGTGTAGTTTCAACCTTTTGCTCGTGGCCTGACGCCCGAGGAGCGAGTGTGTAtggtgaagctagtcgctagcctggTGCTCTGCCAGTCATTAGTTCCTAGGTGTAACTATGTtattagcaataataatagcaatggCACTGGGGCTTGTCTCACATGCAGGGAACATCATGTAAATGTAGCATTGTTAGCGCTGTCTTTTtacctgtttgtatatctttagaacccacagaaaagacaaagacgTATGTGTTGACATAAGGATGGTGGAGGATGGGGATGATTCCAAAAagagtgcacttcccctttaaggccATCGTGTCCAGCTGGTTGAGTTGAGTGGGCTTCCTCTCCTACCCCCGCATTTACCCCACCAGCTGGGTTGAAACAACATCCGTAGACTCATTTACTTCCACAGCCGGCCTCCACAGACTCCACCAGGGACTGAAGCCTAGTGGCAGCGTAATTTCCCCTCCCAGTCACTCGCAGTGGGCACCTGGTGTTCATATTGGCACCAAGTGTAGAGGTAGCGCGATGGGGGTACGAGGAGGGCCTGCCCCCCGCTACCCCACAGTACGGGGTTTTCAGTATTCATGGCTTTTggattgatgtcatttttgcgtgtttgcatgtttatgaAATGGGATGCGTccttgaagggggggggggtacagtcTTTGTCTCTGCAGTGGCTGCACGTTGCCTTCGTGTGACTCTCACATTAGTGCCTATCTAGTCAGCACTTTCACTTGAATAGAGCCGTCACTGAATGTACTCTTGGCATCAACTTCTTGTTACCGGCTCAACCCGGCTAAGTGGGAAAGGTGAGGCCCAGGCCGCGACCGGCGTGAACCCCTTTCCCTCTGCCTGGGATTTGAGTACATGAAAGAGTCAAATCGGGAGCGCAGAGCAGATTGTGTATCCCTCCGGAGTCTGTGTTCTCTTCAAAGACGGTAATCTTTGGGCTTAGCCATGAAAGCACCGCCTTACGATTGCGACGTATCCGAGGCCTGAATGTTGGCTCTATTATGCAATCCCGGCAATCCCGGCAATCCCAGCAATCCCAGCTGTGTGTGACTTTTCTGGGAATGTCCATGGAACATGGCATAGAAAAGACCTTATTCCATGGTAAGTTGGAAATGGCATCTTTCAGTAGATGGCAAGGAGGCCATGAGCGGCTAAGACGGCAAAGGCCCATTGAAACATCGTCTTGGTGAATACGTCAAAGTCAAGAATGGgattttcattgttttagtCGTGTACTGCAGAACCTCTGGAGAACCTTTCTCTGATGTTTGTAGCCTGATTAGCAAGAACAGCCATGTCAGACGTAGACATTAGAGGAGCTGTAGAAAGCCACGGCGTCTAATAAATGTTCCTTTTGGGAGCCCAAAGTTGGGAGGCACACGCCAAATACATTTACTACACAGAATTGACaaatttgaatatttgtgttttgattCTGCCGACCTGCATTCatcagatagatagatagatagatagatagatagatagatagatagatagatagactctttattgtcattgcacaaaaacacagtagtgaaattgccaacgaaatgacgttgcctggctcccatataataacagacacaaaagaagataataataaataataatagtaatagtaatgtggagaataaatagatagatatcAATGACTGTCTCTGTAATAACTgccatcatttttaaaatggctCGTTAGCATGCAAAGCAAAAGTGTGTCATTGAAAGGAAGTTATCCAAAGTTATCCAAGAAACGCTCAGCGAACATCAGTGTCTCCATGTTTGTGGGCCGCCCCCGTAAAGAATGTGTAAGATGATGGTGGCTGTCAGACCCTAGCAGGCTGTTATCCAGCCATTAGATCAGATTTATCTTCATTCCCATTCGCTCGACGTCTGGCGTGAAAGCTCATTTGTCAAAGCCAGGCGGCGGCCTTCTCTTGCATCCatacgccccccctccccccactacACATCTGCAGGAGGGTTTGCTGTAAAATGTAGTGTGACATGACGGGGTGGGGGGACAGTGCGGGGGCAGGGGGGAGGGTCTTTGGTGGTAAAACTGGCAGCTACTTGATGTTGGCACTGGAATATGTGCCTCGGAGCGCCACCGCTCTCTGTGATTTATTGGCTATTGTTTCAAAGCTGGGGAGCTGGGAGATACGTACGCACCTTGCTTTTCTCTAcatgaccccccaccccccttctccGGCTCTCTTGTATTGCCGTATTCCTCCTGAGCTTCATGAGAATTGGTGGTCAAGCGATGACAAATGTCAGGGGGCTGCACTGGGAATGGAAGTATTGAAAAGTGGAGAAGAAAGGCTGGCAGACGGCGAATACTTACTTACTGGTTGGTAGCCATTGGCGTGCATAACCAGGGGGAGTAATTATACTTGATTATATATCCTTGATTATACTTTGCAGGTTGCCTAAAATGCATAAAATTTTGCCAGCCTGTCTTTCTCCTCATTAAGACAAATATATACCATCATTCAATTATGGTAATTATGCTAATTTGGCAAAAGTCATTTGCTCTTTAACATAGGCCCTCCAAATAGCGAGTAAAACCCAATTTACTGATTTGATGATATAACTAATTAATATGTACTAATAAGAAAATGGATCCAAAAATCCTGTACAATAACTGTGCAGCAAATTGTGCAATAACATGCAATAAGCGTCCAATATAACTTGACTTCTATTCGCTAGAATCTATTCACACTTTCACTGCTCTTGTGTTCTTTTGGTGCTTCTGCTGTTGTGGGTTCTTGCACTTTTCTTAGAAGCGGAGCATCTACATTTGCAGCTACGGGCCTGTCCTATTTTTTTGGCTGATATTGGCACAAAAATGTGATCtcatgatgtcatttttttctgccaTTATGATCATCGGCGTGCAAATGACACCTCATCAAACTACACAAACTACACTACACTGTAcaaacagtgtttatttgtgacaTTGGCATTCAGTAAAATAAGCATAATGTTCATTTATGGGGATCAGTAATAATGTGctggacaatatacagtatattgagcATATCTAGTACTTACTTGGCATTATTATTTGGATTTAGTCGCCATAGTTTAGGGAAAACATGACGAGCGATGTACCATAAATGGTTACTCCACCAACTGGTTGGTCAATTGGAATGCAATGCATTGGTGGCCTGGGGCTCTGCAATGTGGGCATTCGGCCACAGGGTGGTGCTATTGCTCCACGGTTAAATCAGGCAAGGCCTTTCAGGCTCCATCTCAGCTGGTTCTCCATTGAAGCGTCACCCAGCATTAGAAAGGTTATGGTTAATACAATCCTCCCCACTGACAAAGCAGCAGGTCTATGTTGATGTGGAGTCCACAGAGTCCACGGAGTCCACGGAGTCCACGGAGTCCACGGAGTCCACGGAGTCCACGGAGTCCACAGAGTCCACAGAGTCCACAGAGTCTCTCCAGCAGGGGATTTCATAGAccagctccttccctcaaaccaaaggagggttcATCATTCAAATCACCTGCTTCAGTgaccggctggaaagaaaacctgtcgCGCCTCGGCCCCCATGgcaggagtttgacacccctgatggaGAGACACTAAAGCTGTCCTTTACTTTCACACACATCAGGCTATTTCTGGCAGCCAAGTTGTTCGTGGTGTACGACGGGATCAGTGGTTGACGGGTGTGAATAAGACCTGCTGTGGGTTGCCTTCACCCCCCCTATAACGTAGCGATTAAGAGCTGCTCCTCAAGAGACCATCTCCTCAAACCTTTTTTGAGGCCTGAATCAGAATCAGGAGATGGAGCGAAAGCGAAAGTTCCTTGTGCCTTCCTTCCTACTGTGCGGCATGGTGGGAGTCACGCTGACAGGCTGGCATCTGCGTGATGAGGGGACGCGCCGCAGGGAGGgggctcacccccccccccccatcagaaGCAGGATCATCTAGTTGCCGCTTCAGGGTGGAGGGGGTTATGACACCAACATATTCATGTCTGTCTTTGCTACCGGTATGGTTGACCAGTTGGGACCAACTGTGGGacctgaggtgtgtgtgtgtgtgtgtgtgtgtatgtgtgtgtgtgtgtgatggcagCACATGTTGCTTGGATACAGACACAGCATGCCTGACGTACGACCTTTTTACCTGTTGCTCAGGTGTCATGTCTGCTGTTTGTTCCGCCATGTTAATTGGCTGAAATatggcacacaaacacatgtttGCCTGCTGGCTCTCTGTAACCACCCCTTAGTTGGGGCCCCCGCCACCAGCAAAAAGAAACCCACAAGCTCTCATTGGATAGTGCCGTatgcattttaatgcatttacATGAAATCCCTTTCTGCCCTGCAGGTAGCGTGTCTGATCCGGGTGCCCACGGAGGTGGTCAAACAGAGGACCCAGGCGTCCCCCTCGTCCAGCACATACCACGTGCTGTTGGCTACGCTCCGAGAAGAGGTACGCCACTTGTCGGGTTTGGGTGTTTTGTATTTATGCCCGTGTCGTCAAGGTTCAAGGAGCAGCCGTATAAACAGACCCGACATACTCAATC from Doryrhamphus excisus isolate RoL2022-K1 chromosome 1, RoL_Dexc_1.0, whole genome shotgun sequence encodes the following:
- the slc25a26 gene encoding mitochondrial S-adenosylmethionine carrier protein isoform X1, with amino-acid sequence MERREFVASLVAGGSAGMCVDLALFPLDTIKTRLQSQQGFYRAGGFRGIYAGVPSAALGSFPSASAFFVTYDCAKSVLGSHGALAEPSVAPLAHMLSASLGETVACLIRVPTEVVKQRTQASPSSSTYHVLLATLREEGVGGLYRGFRSTLLREIPFSLVQFPLWEYFKTCWSRRRGQTLHSWQAAVCGAFAGAVAAFLTTPLDVAKTRIMLAKAGSTTASGNIPLVLRDVWKSRGLSGLFAGSIPRMTSISVGGFIFLGAYEKVRRTLLP
- the slc25a26 gene encoding mitochondrial S-adenosylmethionine carrier protein isoform X2, with amino-acid sequence MERREFVASLVAGGSAGMCVDLALFPLDTIKTRLQSQQGFYRAGGFRGIYAGVPSAALGSFPSASAFFVTYDCAKSVLGSHGALAEPSVAPLAHMLSASLGETVACLIRVPTEVVKQRTQASPSSSTYHVLLATLREEGVGGLYRGFRSTLLREIPFSLVQFPLWEYFKAGSTTASGNIPLVLRDVWKSRGLSGLFAGSIPRMTSISVGGFIFLGAYEKVRRTLLP